The following proteins are co-located in the Hevea brasiliensis isolate MT/VB/25A 57/8 chromosome 11, ASM3005281v1, whole genome shotgun sequence genome:
- the LOC110656721 gene encoding uncharacterized protein LOC110656721, translated as MGFVGSGLLKLNCDTSRKRNVDLIAIAVVAGNSNDNLVDGIAKRVYCSSPLVGKAQAMLEALRLTAAIGISSFIIETDSTSIYSAMLDSYKDVYWEIQAAVNLMCSLVPNFGQVYFSLVNKEANSIADIVAKLCFKNLLPCNWLLLHRLKFLIVCFFDAFVVL; from the exons ATGGGTTTTGTAGGTTCTG GTCTCttgaaattaaattgtgatacatctCGGAAGCGTAATGTTGATTTAATAGCTATCGCTGTTGTTGCTGGAAATTCTAATGATAATTTGGTGGATGGAATTGCTAAAAGAGTGTACTGCTCTTCCCCTTTAGTAGGCAAAGCCCAAGCAATGTTGGAAGCCCTTCGGTTAACTGCTGCAATTGGGATATCATCCTTCATTATTGAAACAGATTCAACCTCTATTTACTCTGCAATGTTGGACTCTTACAAGGATGTTTATTGGGAAATTCAGGCAGCAGTTAATCTCATGTGTTCTCTTGTTCCTAATTTTGGCCaggtttatttttctttagtgaaTAAGGAAGCAAATTCTATTGCTGATATAGTTGCTAAGTTGTGTTTTAAGAACCTCCTTCCATGTAATTGGCTATTGCTACATCGGCTGAAATTCTTGATTGTTTGTTTTTTTGATGCCTTTGTGGTCTTGTAA